In the Fibrobacter sp. genome, one interval contains:
- a CDS encoding glycosyltransferase family 4 protein yields the protein MVRKSGIGTCIQHWLKDVGYRIALGNPSELDEFKEFVPTQIPFISRIYGYEEQLKFPYSKLRREHPDILHVPHCNIPLFYRGKMIATVHDLTHLVYPEFLPFKLVHLYFKFIFWFVCKRANHIMVVSESTKRDLLRFYKVDENKVTVVPLGAGSEFIRKQKTDIEYLYDKYNIPRDKKTVLYVGNFLPHKNLNGLLEGFAQMNGKENCRLVLVGKAFDGRTKATKEAELGIQDLTIHAGMVSQEDLVNLYNLADLFVLPSLYEGFGLPILEAMACGTPVACSNTSSMPEVGGGLATYFNPKDSSSIARALEAAIDTKGLHDAEIEVWVHKFSWENCAKQIQDIAIKVAEQ from the coding sequence ATGGTGCGCAAATCCGGTATCGGGACCTGTATACAGCATTGGCTAAAAGATGTGGGTTACCGCATTGCCTTGGGCAATCCCTCCGAACTTGACGAGTTCAAGGAATTTGTTCCTACGCAGATTCCCTTTATCAGCAGAATTTACGGATACGAAGAGCAATTAAAGTTTCCTTATAGCAAACTGCGCAGGGAACACCCCGATATTTTACATGTTCCCCACTGCAACATTCCTCTGTTCTACCGAGGAAAGATGATTGCAACCGTCCATGACTTGACCCATTTGGTCTATCCGGAATTTTTACCGTTCAAATTGGTCCATCTCTATTTCAAATTCATCTTTTGGTTTGTTTGCAAACGAGCCAACCACATTATGGTGGTTTCGGAAAGCACCAAGAGAGACTTGCTGCGTTTCTACAAAGTTGACGAAAACAAAGTTACCGTCGTTCCCCTTGGTGCAGGCTCTGAATTCATACGAAAGCAAAAAACAGATATTGAATACCTTTACGACAAGTACAATATTCCGCGTGACAAGAAGACCGTTCTTTACGTAGGCAACTTCCTTCCCCACAAGAATTTGAACGGACTTCTGGAAGGTTTCGCCCAGATGAACGGCAAGGAAAACTGCAGACTTGTTCTCGTAGGAAAAGCGTTCGACGGTCGAACCAAGGCCACCAAGGAAGCTGAACTCGGGATTCAGGATTTGACAATCCACGCAGGAATGGTAAGCCAGGAAGACTTGGTCAACTTGTACAACTTGGCAGACCTATTCGTCCTACCCTCCTTGTACGAAGGCTTTGGTCTGCCCATTTTGGAAGCGATGGCTTGCGGCACGCCCGTTGCCTGCTCCAACACATCATCCATGCCCGAAGTCGGAGGCGGCCTGGCAACCTACTTCAATCCCAAGGATTCGTCAAGCATTGCTCGCGCACTAGAAGCGGCTATCGACACCAAGGGGCTTCACGATGCAGAAATAGAAGTCTGGGTCCACAAGTTTTCCTGGGAAAACTGCGCAAAGCAGATCCAAGACATTGCAATTAAAGTTGCAGAGCAGTAA
- a CDS encoding flippase-like domain-containing protein, translating into MNQRLKKILSNLLKIAISVGGLAYIFWKVPFGEVSNHWTTHALPWIGLILLCTVFSMCIQAIRWRGLLLEEGKKVPFKTFYSYIALGYFFNNLLPSGFGGDAVKTIAFGKKFGNTANSVAAVAISRVMGLLAMFICFFAMLPFVISRYDIPPLYTGAVSVVALICIFIIIGGLFSDKIKLPEAITKRVPFLLKLQNAFSIYRNYPKAFFLSGLDSIWLQISSIVIHYSYFQAVGVPVDLATITVFMTITITITMLPISINGIGLRENLNVSLFTGLLGIPADIVLAAALIGYIPMLFQAVQGAFAFALLKGKK; encoded by the coding sequence ATGAATCAGCGCTTAAAGAAAATCCTTTCCAACCTGCTGAAGATCGCCATTAGCGTTGGCGGTCTTGCATACATTTTCTGGAAGGTCCCTTTTGGCGAGGTCAGCAACCACTGGACAACGCATGCGCTTCCCTGGATTGGACTCATCCTGCTTTGCACCGTTTTTAGCATGTGCATTCAAGCAATCCGTTGGCGTGGTTTGCTGCTCGAAGAAGGCAAGAAAGTTCCCTTCAAGACATTTTATTCCTACATCGCCCTAGGCTACTTCTTCAACAATCTTCTGCCCAGCGGTTTTGGTGGTGACGCCGTTAAGACAATCGCCTTCGGAAAGAAATTCGGCAATACGGCCAATTCTGTTGCTGCGGTTGCCATCTCAAGAGTCATGGGACTTTTGGCAATGTTCATTTGTTTCTTTGCCATGTTGCCCTTCGTGATTTCCCGCTACGACATTCCACCTCTTTACACAGGTGCGGTAAGCGTTGTCGCCTTGATTTGCATATTCATTATCATTGGCGGCCTGTTCTCCGATAAAATTAAACTGCCGGAAGCCATTACAAAGCGCGTTCCCTTCTTGCTGAAATTGCAGAATGCCTTTTCCATCTACCGCAATTATCCCAAGGCATTTTTCCTTTCTGGCCTGGATTCCATCTGGTTGCAGATTTCCTCCATCGTAATTCATTACTCCTATTTCCAAGCTGTCGGCGTTCCGGTGGATTTGGCAACCATCACCGTATTCATGACCATCACGATTACCATCACAATGCTTCCCATTTCTATTAACGGCATTGGTCTTCGTGAAAATCTGAACGTAAGTCTTTTCACTGGTCTCCTGGGAATCCCCGCCGACATCGTTCTAGCAGCAGCCCTTATCGGATACATTCCTATGTTGTTCCAGGCCGTGCAGGGCGCCTTTGCTTTTGCCCTATTGAAAGGCAAGAAATAA
- a CDS encoding NAD(P)-dependent glycerol-3-phosphate dehydrogenase: MKVTVLGTGGWGLTLGQVIYENKNDITFWTNSQAEVDLLSTEHQYKDKLPGVIFPADFKYTTDMNAALDGAEMVMIVVPSQFMGGVAENLGKWTPEKGKEPVVVCATKGILEGTNQLMSEVLLEKVPWLTDDKMVAFSGPSHAEEVSRHVLTAIVAASTNEDSAKLVQQAMSCSYLRVYTSTDIIGVELCGSVKNVIAIASGVLYGIGAGDNTRAALLTRGQAEMCRLGKAMGANPETFAGLAGMGDLIVTCLSQHSRNRYVGEHIGKGETIDQVLGGMKMIAEGVPTCRSTKALADKLGVDMPIVNGVYALLYGGKTVKDVFDEIWGRELKAENWE; the protein is encoded by the coding sequence ATGAAAGTTACAGTTTTGGGTACTGGTGGCTGGGGTCTTACCCTGGGTCAGGTGATTTACGAAAATAAGAACGACATTACATTTTGGACAAACTCTCAGGCTGAAGTAGACTTGCTCTCTACCGAACACCAGTACAAGGATAAGCTTCCTGGTGTGATTTTCCCGGCCGATTTCAAGTATACCACCGATATGAACGCAGCTCTCGATGGTGCTGAAATGGTCATGATCGTGGTGCCGTCCCAGTTCATGGGTGGTGTTGCCGAAAATCTTGGTAAGTGGACTCCGGAAAAGGGTAAGGAACCGGTTGTGGTTTGCGCTACCAAGGGTATTCTCGAAGGTACCAACCAGCTCATGAGCGAAGTTCTCCTTGAAAAGGTTCCTTGGCTCACCGACGACAAGATGGTTGCCTTTAGTGGTCCTTCCCATGCTGAAGAAGTTAGCCGTCATGTGTTGACCGCTATCGTTGCAGCCTCTACTAACGAGGACTCTGCAAAGCTTGTCCAGCAGGCAATGAGCTGCTCCTACCTCCGCGTCTATACTTCTACCGATATTATCGGTGTTGAACTTTGCGGTTCCGTGAAGAACGTGATTGCAATTGCTTCCGGCGTTCTCTACGGCATCGGCGCTGGCGATAATACCCGTGCAGCTCTCCTCACTCGTGGTCAGGCAGAAATGTGCCGCTTGGGTAAGGCTATGGGCGCCAATCCCGAAACCTTCGCTGGCCTTGCCGGTATGGGTGACTTGATTGTGACCTGCCTTTCTCAGCACAGCCGTAACCGCTATGTGGGTGAACACATCGGTAAGGGCGAAACCATTGATCAGGTTCTTGGTGGCATGAAGATGATCGCAGAAGGCGTTCCGACCTGCCGCAGCACTAAGGCTTTGGCTGATAAACTTGGTGTGGATATGCCTATCGTTAACGGCGTGTACGCATTGCTCTATGGTGGCAAGACTGTTAAGGATGTCTTCGATGAAATCTGGGGTCGCGAGCTCAAGGCTGAAAACTGGGAATAA
- the plsY gene encoding glycerol-3-phosphate 1-O-acyltransferase PlsY, with the protein MLGAIPSAIWIAKLAKGKNFDIRDYGSKNAGLTNTFRVLGWKPALPVVFMDLLKGFFGPFIAMKMCEAQVAAGGADYTYWVPLVAGLLVILGHSYTCFAGFRGGKGVLAALGVFLCLCPVTALTAFAVWIVLTVSTKYVSVGSIGACAMLVVLSVMGYCGAPYPVYDHFTLPLAIVTSLIGIFIIIKHRGNIKRLMNGTENGFGSKRKTPKGAEIAQTNESEAPKA; encoded by the coding sequence GTGTTGGGGGCGATCCCCAGCGCAATCTGGATCGCAAAACTCGCGAAAGGAAAAAACTTTGATATCCGTGACTACGGTTCCAAGAATGCCGGCTTGACCAACACCTTCCGTGTGCTTGGTTGGAAGCCCGCTCTTCCCGTAGTCTTCATGGATTTGCTGAAGGGCTTCTTTGGTCCTTTCATCGCCATGAAGATGTGTGAAGCCCAGGTTGCAGCCGGCGGTGCCGATTACACTTACTGGGTTCCCCTGGTTGCCGGCCTCCTGGTAATCTTGGGCCACAGCTACACTTGCTTTGCCGGCTTCCGTGGTGGTAAGGGCGTTCTCGCTGCTCTCGGTGTGTTCCTTTGCCTCTGCCCGGTTACCGCACTTACTGCGTTCGCTGTGTGGATTGTTCTTACGGTTTCCACCAAGTATGTGTCTGTGGGTAGCATTGGTGCCTGCGCTATGTTGGTGGTCCTGTCTGTCATGGGCTACTGCGGCGCGCCTTATCCGGTGTACGACCACTTCACCTTGCCTCTGGCAATTGTTACTTCCTTGATCGGCATTTTCATTATCATCAAGCATCGTGGTAACATCAAGCGTTTGATGAATGGTACCGAAAATGGCTTTGGTAGCAAGCGCAAGACCCCGAAGGGTGCTGAAATTGCTCAAACAAATGAATCCGAGGCACCGAAAGCATAA
- the der gene encoding ribosome biogenesis GTPase Der codes for MKLPIVCIIGRPNVGKSSLFNRILGRRAAVVSDRDGVTRDRHYQVANFKGHEFTVVDTGGFLPDDTIDVLADSVRTQIFNAVEESDLVLFMVDVRVGITKLDQQFARLIRKLDKKVILVANKSENGQDRQESYEFLKLGFGQPRTISALTGYACLSLLDEVIAVLPTPVRGERKEERPIRFAILGRPNAGKSTLLNRLLNEDRAVVSDIPGTTRDSIDCDFVVDGKKFVVTDTAGLRKKAKVDDEVEIFSNMRTLESIRRSDVSVLMVDCTRGLEVQDFRIITDIRKAGKGLVLVLNKWDILPDKTEKSFDHMVKEMLEREPMLEYVPILSISAKEGQRVSRVIQAIQTVYANCRRVLGRDNVAAAFAKFIEENPVPSQNARVVQLTRACQIMVEPPVIAIETRTPDLVAESYKRYLMKKFYEEFQLQGAPLRLNFDMKLTLRKDEELEQFTESSNSIRVGGDPQRNLDRKTRERKKL; via the coding sequence ATGAAGTTACCTATTGTATGTATCATTGGACGCCCCAACGTGGGTAAGTCCTCCCTTTTCAACCGAATCCTCGGTCGTCGAGCCGCCGTGGTCAGTGACCGCGATGGCGTTACCCGCGACCGTCATTACCAGGTTGCAAATTTTAAGGGACATGAATTTACGGTGGTGGATACTGGCGGATTCTTGCCCGATGATACCATCGATGTCTTGGCCGACAGCGTTCGCACCCAGATTTTCAACGCCGTTGAAGAATCCGACTTGGTTCTTTTCATGGTGGATGTCCGTGTGGGTATTACCAAGCTGGACCAGCAGTTCGCTCGTCTTATCCGTAAGTTGGATAAGAAGGTTATTCTTGTTGCAAACAAGAGCGAGAATGGTCAGGACCGTCAGGAAAGCTATGAATTCCTGAAACTTGGCTTTGGTCAGCCTCGCACTATCAGTGCCTTGACTGGTTATGCCTGCCTTTCTCTTCTTGATGAAGTCATTGCCGTGTTGCCTACTCCGGTACGCGGAGAACGCAAGGAAGAACGTCCCATTCGCTTTGCCATTCTTGGCCGCCCCAATGCAGGTAAGAGCACATTGCTGAATCGTCTTCTTAATGAAGACCGTGCAGTTGTTAGCGATATTCCGGGCACGACTCGCGATTCCATCGACTGCGATTTCGTGGTGGATGGCAAGAAGTTTGTTGTTACTGATACCGCAGGTCTCCGCAAGAAGGCCAAGGTGGATGATGAAGTTGAAATCTTCAGTAACATGCGTACTTTGGAAAGTATCCGCCGATCCGACGTTTCCGTTTTGATGGTGGATTGCACCCGCGGTCTTGAAGTCCAGGATTTCCGCATTATTACCGATATCCGTAAGGCTGGTAAGGGTCTTGTGCTTGTGCTTAACAAGTGGGACATTCTTCCGGACAAGACTGAAAAATCTTTCGACCATATGGTCAAGGAAATGTTGGAACGTGAACCTATGTTGGAATATGTTCCCATCCTCAGCATCAGCGCCAAGGAAGGTCAGCGCGTAAGCCGTGTTATCCAGGCAATCCAGACAGTTTATGCAAACTGCCGCCGTGTGCTTGGTCGCGATAATGTTGCCGCCGCCTTTGCAAAGTTCATTGAAGAAAATCCGGTGCCCAGCCAGAACGCCCGTGTTGTGCAGCTGACCCGCGCTTGCCAGATTATGGTGGAACCGCCTGTGATCGCCATCGAAACCCGTACTCCGGATCTTGTGGCAGAATCCTACAAGCGCTACCTCATGAAAAAGTTTTACGAAGAATTCCAGCTGCAGGGTGCTCCCCTCCGCTTGAACTTCGATATGAAATTAACCCTTAGAAAGGATGAAGAACTTGAACAGTTTACTGAGTCTTCCAATAGCATACGTGTTGGGGGCGATCCCCAGCGCAATCTGGATCGCAAAACTCGCGAAAGGAAAAAACTTTGA
- a CDS encoding (deoxy)nucleoside triphosphate pyrophosphohydrolase: MKTIEVVAGVIVDECPDGSKKFLATQRGYGDFKGGWEFPGGKTEPGETPEQALAREFKEELAVDVKVGDFITTVEHDYPGRHITMHCYFCKILSGELTLLEHESACWLTKQELRSVNWLPADIAVVEKLEEIN; this comes from the coding sequence ATGAAAACAATAGAAGTGGTTGCTGGCGTTATTGTTGATGAATGTCCCGATGGTTCAAAGAAGTTCCTGGCCACCCAGCGTGGCTATGGTGATTTCAAGGGTGGCTGGGAATTCCCCGGTGGAAAAACAGAACCGGGAGAAACTCCGGAGCAGGCTCTGGCTCGCGAGTTCAAAGAAGAACTGGCCGTTGATGTGAAAGTGGGTGATTTTATCACAACCGTAGAACACGATTACCCTGGTCGCCACATTACCATGCACTGCTATTTCTGCAAGATCCTTTCCGGCGAATTGACGTTGTTGGAACACGAATCCGCCTGCTGGCTTACCAAACAAGAACTCCGCTCCGTGAATTGGCTTCCGGCTGATATTGCTGTGGTAGAAAAGCTTGAAGAAATTAATTAA